A genomic segment from Streptosporangium roseum DSM 43021 encodes:
- a CDS encoding AAA family ATPase — protein MWFASPADVRERLSAVDYLADDSIATSVFLAGALGKPLLAEGPAGVGKTQLAKAVAAATGASLIRLQCYEGLDEARALYEWNYKKQLLRIQAGTGQDWDATHDDIFTEEFLLERPLLRAIRSETPAVLLIDETDKADVEVEGLLLEILSDYQVTIPELGTIAAVRRPYVVLTSNATRELSEALKRRCLYLHLEYPTPERERDIVLAQVPAIEAGLAEQLARTVATMRTLELKKAPSIAETVDWANTLLALGRTELDGATVGATLGVVLKHASDQTRARKELAL, from the coding sequence ATGTGGTTCGCCTCGCCCGCCGACGTCCGGGAGCGGCTCAGCGCCGTGGACTACCTCGCCGACGACTCCATCGCGACCTCGGTCTTCCTGGCCGGCGCGCTGGGCAAGCCACTGCTCGCCGAGGGCCCGGCGGGGGTGGGCAAGACCCAGCTCGCCAAGGCCGTGGCGGCCGCGACCGGGGCCTCGCTCATCCGGCTGCAGTGCTACGAGGGGCTCGACGAGGCCAGGGCGCTGTACGAGTGGAACTACAAGAAGCAGCTCCTGCGGATCCAGGCCGGGACGGGCCAGGACTGGGACGCCACCCACGACGACATCTTCACCGAGGAGTTCCTGCTCGAAAGGCCCCTGCTGCGGGCGATCAGGTCCGAGACCCCGGCGGTCCTGCTGATCGACGAGACCGACAAGGCCGACGTCGAGGTGGAGGGACTGCTGCTGGAGATCCTCTCCGACTACCAGGTCACGATCCCCGAGCTCGGCACGATCGCGGCCGTGCGCAGGCCGTACGTGGTGCTGACCTCCAACGCGACCCGCGAGCTGTCCGAGGCGCTCAAGCGGCGCTGCCTCTACCTGCACCTGGAGTATCCGACGCCGGAGCGCGAGCGCGACATCGTGCTGGCGCAGGTGCCCGCGATCGAGGCGGGCCTGGCCGAGCAGCTCGCCCGTACGGTCGCCACGATGCGCACCCTGGAGCTGAAGAAGGCACCCTCGATCGCCGAGACCGTCGACTGGGCCAACACGCTGCTCGCGCTGGGCCGTACCGAGCTGGACGGGGCGACGGTCGGCGCCACCCTCGGGGTCGTGCTCAAGCACGCCTCCGACCAGACCCGTGCACGCAAGGAACTGGCGCTGTGA
- a CDS encoding vWA domain-containing protein, translating to MSLLDRHVGFVHALREAGLPVSLAEGLDAARALQVIDLAERESLRAAYASTLVKRPSHRPGFDTLFDLWFPASTTGLYAPRPEDGPDAAGPDLATAAVPELRDRLAELLLGADGMNEFARAMVERFGRQPAGPGRQNWFSYSVLRALSPETLMARLLAEVLGGQERGGLAEKVARQRIGENTRRFEDAVSTDVRRRIAEDSGIERIARSAVRPPLEQLDFLRVTKADLARLRREVQPLARRLAARLTVKHRLGQRGRLDFRRTVRASLSSGGVPLTTFNKPRRPHKPELVILCDTSDSVASFAHFTLLLTYALREQFTKVRAFGFVDTVDEITRFFVPGADVAEAMTRLAKEADMVRFGRTNYGNALERFAERYGDAIGPKTSLLILGDARSNYQPPALETLRRLSREARHAYWLNPEPVSQWDTGDSVATAYGQVVPMYECRNVVQLAAFIEELA from the coding sequence GTGAGCCTGCTCGACCGGCATGTCGGCTTCGTACACGCCCTGCGTGAGGCTGGGCTGCCGGTCTCGCTGGCCGAGGGGCTGGACGCGGCGCGGGCGCTGCAGGTGATCGATCTGGCCGAGCGGGAGTCGCTGCGCGCCGCCTACGCCTCGACCCTGGTCAAGCGGCCCTCGCACCGGCCGGGTTTCGACACGCTCTTCGACCTGTGGTTCCCCGCGTCGACCACCGGCCTGTACGCCCCGCGCCCCGAGGACGGCCCGGACGCCGCCGGACCGGACCTGGCGACCGCGGCAGTCCCCGAGCTGCGGGACCGGCTGGCCGAGCTGCTGCTGGGCGCCGACGGGATGAACGAGTTCGCCCGAGCCATGGTGGAGCGCTTCGGCCGCCAGCCCGCGGGCCCCGGCCGGCAGAACTGGTTCTCCTACTCGGTGCTGCGGGCGCTGTCCCCCGAGACGCTCATGGCACGGCTGCTCGCCGAGGTGCTGGGCGGCCAGGAGCGCGGCGGCCTGGCGGAGAAGGTGGCCCGGCAGCGGATCGGCGAGAACACCAGGCGCTTCGAGGACGCCGTCTCCACCGACGTGCGCCGCCGGATCGCCGAGGACTCCGGGATCGAGCGGATCGCGCGCTCCGCCGTACGGCCGCCGCTGGAGCAGCTCGACTTCCTCAGGGTGACGAAGGCCGACCTGGCCAGGCTGCGCCGCGAGGTCCAGCCCCTCGCCCGCCGCCTGGCCGCCCGGCTGACCGTCAAGCACCGGCTCGGCCAGCGGGGACGCCTGGACTTCCGCCGGACCGTACGGGCCTCGCTGTCCAGCGGCGGGGTGCCGCTGACCACCTTCAACAAGCCACGCCGCCCGCACAAACCCGAGCTGGTCATCCTCTGCGACACCAGCGATTCGGTCGCCTCCTTCGCCCACTTCACGCTGCTGCTGACCTACGCGCTGCGTGAGCAGTTCACCAAGGTCCGCGCGTTCGGCTTCGTGGACACCGTGGACGAGATCACCCGGTTCTTCGTCCCCGGCGCCGACGTGGCGGAGGCGATGACCCGGCTGGCCAAGGAGGCCGACATGGTGCGGTTCGGCCGGACCAACTACGGCAACGCGCTCGAACGGTTCGCCGAACGGTACGGCGACGCCATCGGGCCGAAGACGTCCCTGCTGATCCTGGGCGACGCCAGGTCCAACTACCAGCCGCCCGCGCTGGAGACGCTGAGACGCCTGAGCCGGGAGGCCCGGCACGCCTACTGGCTCAATCCGGAGCCGGTGAGCCAGTGGGACACCGGCGACTCGGTGGCCACGGCGTACGGGCAGGTCGTCCCGATGTACGAATGCCGCAACGTCGTCCAGCTCGCCGCCTTCATCGAGGAGCTGGCCTGA
- a CDS encoding DUF397 domain-containing protein: MDLSAAVWRKSSRSSDNGGQCVEVADNLPGVVAVRDSKDPDGPKLLFTPAEWRSFLGGVKAGDFDRPT, encoded by the coding sequence ATGGATTTGAGCGCCGCTGTGTGGCGGAAGTCGTCACGTTCTTCGGACAACGGCGGTCAGTGCGTCGAGGTTGCCGACAACCTGCCGGGCGTGGTCGCGGTCCGTGACAGCAAGGACCCTGACGGCCCCAAGCTGCTCTTCACCCCCGCCGAATGGCGCTCCTTCCTCGGCGGCGTCAAGGCCGGCGACTTCGACCGGCCGACCTGA
- a CDS encoding DUF5753 domain-containing protein — MAGPAGRGMAADVRCRFVETGLRYSRRNGKSVFLFLWAEEIEPTALVLRSWDPLLVPGLLQTESYARHLFTHGPRATPDEVEERVQARMRRGQILDKDDPPLLLVLIDEGVLHRRVNGSEVMREQLGYLLEVAQRPAVSIQVVDSECMSGLAGPFMIAELPNGQPDIIHADSPVQGQVTTDPICVTSIWNRYEAIRRWAYPDHMSLKMIEEVRREWI, encoded by the coding sequence ATGGCCGGACCGGCGGGCCGGGGGATGGCAGCTGATGTCAGGTGCCGGTTTGTCGAAACCGGTCTCCGGTATTCCCGTCGGAACGGAAAGTCTGTTTTTCTCTTTTTATGGGCCGAGGAGATCGAGCCCACCGCCCTGGTCCTGCGCTCCTGGGACCCGCTACTCGTCCCAGGTCTTCTGCAGACCGAGTCCTACGCCCGCCACCTTTTCACCCACGGCCCCCGAGCTACTCCTGATGAGGTTGAAGAGCGTGTTCAGGCTCGCATGCGGCGTGGCCAGATCCTCGACAAGGACGATCCTCCTCTGCTCCTGGTCCTCATCGACGAAGGCGTCCTGCACCGCCGGGTCAATGGCTCGGAGGTGATGCGTGAACAGCTCGGCTACTTATTGGAGGTCGCTCAACGGCCCGCCGTCTCCATTCAGGTCGTCGATTCGGAGTGCATGTCTGGGCTGGCCGGGCCTTTTATGATCGCGGAGCTTCCGAACGGGCAGCCAGACATCATCCACGCGGATTCTCCGGTACAGGGACAGGTTACGACCGACCCCATCTGCGTGACCTCGATATGGAACCGCTATGAAGCGATACGCCGATGGGCTTACCCTGATCACATGTCCCTCAAAATGATCGAGGAAGTGAGACGGGAATGGATTTGA
- a CDS encoding nuclease-related domain-containing protein has product MPGGSIYVTPDDQVHGLSPQVMYEQFWIKEADQRRKARAVKAAVGLIVGILLAYRFDLPSPPVIGLVAGLLVGAADMFWVWHSYEATAVWRGRRRGETITGKLLRRKLRKHGYHILDGRAVPGQASIDHLVIGPGGIWVVDNEAWDPDTEIARYGERLFLGEKYGSKVAKALVDASESLAAVLSKESGIPVTIEPLLAVHGGELRRTVTAEGLTLLKPRLVSRWIIRGPRAEFDESQVELLARTAARVLRRMS; this is encoded by the coding sequence GTGCCCGGCGGATCAATCTACGTGACGCCCGACGACCAGGTGCACGGCCTGTCACCCCAGGTCATGTACGAGCAGTTCTGGATCAAGGAAGCCGATCAGCGCCGGAAGGCGCGCGCGGTCAAGGCGGCGGTCGGCCTGATCGTGGGCATCCTGCTCGCCTACCGTTTCGACCTGCCCAGCCCCCCGGTGATCGGGCTCGTGGCCGGCCTGCTGGTCGGCGCCGCCGACATGTTCTGGGTCTGGCACTCCTACGAGGCCACCGCCGTCTGGCGCGGCAGGCGCCGGGGCGAGACCATCACCGGCAAGCTGCTCCGCCGCAAGCTCCGCAAGCACGGCTACCACATCCTCGACGGCCGCGCCGTCCCCGGGCAGGCGTCGATCGACCACCTCGTCATCGGCCCCGGTGGCATCTGGGTGGTCGACAACGAGGCCTGGGACCCCGACACCGAGATCGCCCGGTACGGCGAGCGGCTGTTCCTCGGCGAGAAGTACGGCTCGAAGGTGGCCAAGGCGCTCGTCGACGCCTCCGAGTCGCTGGCCGCCGTGCTCTCCAAGGAGTCGGGCATCCCCGTCACGATCGAACCGCTGCTCGCCGTGCACGGCGGGGAGCTGCGGCGGACGGTCACCGCCGAGGGGCTCACCCTGCTCAAGCCGCGCCTGGTGTCGCGCTGGATCATACGCGGGCCGCGCGCGGAGTTCGACGAGAGCCAGGTGGAGCTGCTCGCCCGCACCGCCGCCCGGGTGCTGCGCCGGATGAGCTGA
- a CDS encoding TetR/AcrR family transcriptional regulator has product MTQDKEPVRQRLIGEATRLFAERGFESTSVQEIVAAAGVTKGAMYHYFDSKDDLLHEIYGRVLRMQMERLTLLADGPGPVAERLHAAAADVVLTTVENLDDSKIFFRSMHLLAPDTRKSVRAERRRYHERFRDLVTEGQREGVFRADTPAEIVVDFFFGSVHHLGTWYSAEGALSGAEVGEHFADLLLTSLRPK; this is encoded by the coding sequence ATGACGCAGGACAAGGAGCCGGTACGGCAGCGGCTGATCGGCGAGGCCACCCGCCTGTTCGCCGAGCGGGGCTTCGAGAGCACCTCGGTGCAGGAGATCGTCGCGGCGGCCGGCGTCACCAAGGGCGCCATGTACCACTACTTCGACTCCAAGGACGACCTGCTCCACGAGATCTACGGCCGCGTGCTGCGCATGCAGATGGAGCGGCTCACCCTGCTCGCCGACGGACCGGGCCCGGTGGCCGAACGCCTCCACGCCGCCGCCGCCGACGTCGTGCTGACCACGGTGGAGAACCTGGACGACTCCAAGATCTTCTTCCGCTCCATGCACCTGCTCGCCCCCGACACCCGCAAGAGCGTCCGCGCCGAACGCCGCCGCTATCACGAGCGCTTCCGCGACCTCGTCACCGAGGGCCAGCGTGAGGGCGTCTTCAGGGCCGACACCCCCGCCGAGATCGTCGTCGACTTCTTCTTCGGCTCGGTCCACCACCTGGGCACCTGGTACAGCGCGGAGGGCGCGCTCTCCGGCGCCGAGGTGGGAGAGCACTTCGCCGACCTGCTGCTCACCTCGCTGCGCCCGAAGTGA
- a CDS encoding ArsR/SmtB family transcription factor: MSGGTLKIFFTGEDLARLRIASRVDELWEMAMSLHVLQGFGRGNALAGWRRRARVALTETSLLKQVRETLVPLLPLKAYFPDFLTPYEGLSGLDNGVAALADTPPSRVRHEVDQLRPHVPVPATLDDLARGNQQSIRDLADLSATYCQTVFASQRLTMEHSLGRERARLTRLLTDHGVETMLAALGPSMRWRPPVLEADYVSGQYELHLGGRGLTLIPSYFARSMPVVLADTSLPPVLVFPVPHTPAAHEPDDALPDLLGPTRARILRCVATTNDCTTSELARRTGISLSSASAHAQVLRRAGLITSTRHANMVIHQVTHLGTDLTLPVTTGS; encoded by the coding sequence ATGAGCGGTGGAACCCTGAAGATCTTCTTCACTGGTGAGGACCTGGCTCGGCTGCGCATCGCCTCGCGCGTCGACGAGCTCTGGGAGATGGCGATGAGCCTGCACGTGCTCCAGGGATTCGGCAGAGGCAATGCCCTGGCCGGTTGGCGGCGGCGAGCGCGCGTGGCCTTGACCGAGACGAGCCTGCTGAAACAGGTCAGGGAGACACTGGTGCCGTTGCTGCCGCTCAAGGCGTACTTCCCCGATTTCCTGACCCCGTACGAGGGGCTGTCGGGGTTGGACAACGGCGTCGCCGCGCTGGCGGACACGCCGCCCTCGCGGGTGCGCCATGAAGTCGACCAGCTACGCCCCCACGTTCCGGTGCCCGCCACCCTGGACGATCTCGCCCGGGGCAACCAGCAGTCCATCCGTGACCTGGCCGACCTGAGCGCGACGTACTGTCAGACCGTCTTCGCCTCCCAGCGCCTGACGATGGAGCACTCGCTCGGGCGTGAGCGTGCCAGGCTGACCAGGCTACTCACCGATCACGGCGTGGAGACGATGCTCGCCGCCCTCGGCCCCTCGATGCGCTGGCGGCCCCCGGTCCTGGAAGCCGACTACGTCAGCGGGCAGTACGAACTCCACCTGGGCGGGCGTGGGCTGACGCTCATCCCCTCCTACTTCGCCCGTTCGATGCCCGTCGTGCTGGCCGACACGAGCCTGCCGCCCGTCCTGGTCTTCCCGGTCCCCCACACCCCTGCGGCTCACGAGCCGGACGACGCGCTACCCGACCTGCTCGGCCCCACCAGAGCCCGCATCCTGCGCTGCGTCGCCACCACCAACGACTGCACCACCAGCGAACTCGCCCGCCGGACAGGGATCTCGCTGTCGAGCGCGAGCGCCCACGCCCAGGTGCTGCGGCGTGCCGGTCTGATCACCAGCACCCGCCACGCCAACATGGTCATCCACCAGGTGACCCATCTGGGAACGGACCTGACCCTGCCTGTCACCACCGGCTCCTGA
- a CDS encoding CGNR zinc finger domain-containing protein produces MDFNSHADAIVRVAVGLVNELTPGERRGRAFPPPRDLATAAAEGLRTGYPNHREVTEGEAGELAEIAARLRGVFDAVATGDIDAAALQVNGLLEETRARPLLDRHDGEPWHLHFHGPGGTMAGDWAASCATGLAIVLGSEFHDRLGVCTAPHCDRVYVDVSRNGTRRFCGTACQNRVKTAAFRARGRVP; encoded by the coding sequence GTGGATTTCAACAGTCACGCCGATGCGATCGTCCGGGTGGCGGTGGGCCTGGTCAACGAGCTGACCCCCGGGGAGAGGCGTGGGCGCGCCTTCCCGCCGCCGCGCGATCTCGCCACCGCCGCCGCCGAGGGCCTGCGGACCGGCTACCCGAATCACCGGGAGGTCACCGAAGGGGAGGCCGGTGAGCTCGCCGAGATCGCGGCACGCCTGCGCGGGGTCTTCGACGCCGTCGCGACGGGAGACATCGACGCGGCGGCCCTGCAGGTCAACGGCCTTCTTGAGGAGACCCGCGCCCGGCCGCTGCTCGACCGGCACGACGGGGAGCCGTGGCATCTGCACTTCCACGGCCCCGGCGGCACCATGGCCGGCGACTGGGCGGCGAGCTGCGCCACCGGGCTCGCGATCGTGCTGGGGAGCGAGTTCCACGACCGCCTCGGCGTGTGTACGGCGCCGCACTGTGATCGGGTGTACGTGGACGTGTCCCGCAACGGCACCCGCCGGTTCTGCGGCACCGCCTGCCAGAACCGCGTCAAGACCGCGGCCTTCCGCGCCAGGGGCAGAGTCCCGTGA
- a CDS encoding class I SAM-dependent methyltransferase, whose protein sequence is MLTHDAALEWIARWDRQQEGYLPDREERFTALIDAVEAAGRPDPLVIDLGCGPGSLSARLLERLPGATVVSVDADPLLLGLGRAAYPHLRFVSLDLRTPGWSDSLGLDGPADVAVSTTALHWISGSDLPKMYAELATVLRPGGLLLNGDHMETDDTAPAIARLERAVHDRETERAFAGRRPEDWRQWWDAVAADPAFAELHAERATAGADHHGSESPLLSTHVDALRDAGFTEIGPLWQRGNNRLLCAVRG, encoded by the coding sequence GTGCTCACCCACGATGCCGCACTTGAGTGGATCGCACGCTGGGACCGCCAGCAGGAGGGCTACCTGCCCGATCGCGAGGAGCGTTTCACCGCGCTGATCGACGCCGTCGAGGCGGCGGGCCGTCCCGATCCACTGGTCATCGACCTCGGCTGCGGGCCGGGCTCACTGTCCGCCCGGCTTCTGGAGCGGCTGCCCGGGGCGACGGTGGTCTCGGTCGACGCGGACCCGCTGCTGCTCGGCCTCGGCCGGGCCGCCTACCCTCATCTCAGGTTCGTCTCCCTTGACCTGCGCACACCCGGATGGAGCGATTCCCTGGGCCTGGACGGACCGGCCGACGTCGCGGTGAGCACCACCGCGCTGCACTGGATCTCCGGATCGGATCTCCCGAAGATGTACGCCGAGCTGGCGACCGTGTTGCGTCCGGGCGGGCTCCTGCTCAACGGCGACCACATGGAGACCGACGACACCGCCCCGGCCATCGCCCGCCTCGAACGCGCCGTGCACGACCGGGAGACCGAGCGCGCTTTCGCCGGCCGGCGCCCCGAAGACTGGCGCCAGTGGTGGGACGCGGTCGCCGCCGACCCCGCCTTCGCCGAGCTCCACGCCGAACGCGCCACCGCGGGCGCCGACCACCACGGCTCGGAGTCCCCCCTGCTCTCCACGCATGTCGACGCCCTCCGCGACGCCGGCTTCACCGAGATCGGCCCCCTGTGGCAGCGCGGCAACAACCGGCTCCTCTGCGCCGTCCGCGGCTGA
- a CDS encoding MFS transporter has translation MTTLDIRPLDAREATEPTPYRWRWPALFVILAGSVMELLDATVTNIAGPTMQADLGGGTSMIQWLGVAYTLAMTAGLLTGGRLGDIVGRKRMFLIGAAGFVVGSLFCAVAVSPETIIAARVIQGLFGAAMVPQGLGMMKEMFPPKELQAAFGAFGPIMGLSAIGGPILAGWLVDADFFGTGWRMIFLINLPIGLLAVLAAVKFLPATRPTRSLKLDLPGALLASLGSLMIVFPLVQGREHDWPAWTFVMMAGSVAVFAFFGWYESRKNSRGGDPLIAPSLFRKRTFIGGMFTGTIYFAAFSGFGLVFNLYTQLGLGYTPLKAGLAGVPLSVGMIIGMGAMQAVRRHGRRVLHAGAAIMTVGVVALLLLLGPEVGPWQLAPALLVTGLGSGLIMGPYFEIALAGVEPHETGSASGTLTALQQVGAALGVALLGTVFFGAMGGDPTAAARSTFWVVAGMVALTFLVGFLLPRQAREDADPVH, from the coding sequence ATGACCACCCTCGACATCCGCCCGCTGGATGCCCGGGAAGCCACCGAGCCCACGCCGTACAGGTGGCGCTGGCCCGCGCTCTTCGTGATCCTCGCCGGCTCCGTGATGGAACTCCTCGACGCCACCGTCACCAACATCGCCGGCCCGACGATGCAGGCCGACCTCGGCGGCGGAACCTCGATGATCCAGTGGCTCGGCGTGGCGTACACGCTGGCCATGACCGCCGGCCTGCTCACCGGCGGGCGGCTGGGCGACATCGTGGGCCGCAAGCGGATGTTCCTCATCGGCGCGGCCGGCTTCGTGGTCGGCTCGCTGTTCTGCGCGGTGGCCGTCTCGCCGGAGACCATAATCGCCGCTCGCGTGATCCAGGGCCTGTTCGGCGCCGCGATGGTCCCGCAGGGGCTCGGCATGATGAAGGAGATGTTCCCGCCCAAGGAGCTTCAGGCGGCCTTCGGCGCGTTCGGCCCGATCATGGGACTGTCCGCGATAGGCGGCCCGATCCTGGCGGGCTGGCTGGTCGACGCCGACTTCTTCGGCACCGGCTGGCGCATGATCTTCCTGATCAACCTGCCGATCGGCCTGCTCGCGGTGCTGGCCGCGGTGAAGTTCCTGCCCGCCACCCGGCCGACCCGCTCGCTCAAGCTCGACCTCCCCGGCGCGCTCCTGGCCTCCCTCGGCTCGCTGATGATCGTCTTCCCGCTGGTCCAGGGCCGTGAGCACGACTGGCCGGCCTGGACGTTCGTGATGATGGCCGGCTCCGTGGCGGTGTTCGCGTTCTTCGGCTGGTACGAGTCGCGCAAGAACAGCAGGGGCGGCGACCCGCTGATCGCGCCGAGCCTGTTCCGCAAGCGCACGTTCATCGGCGGCATGTTCACCGGGACGATCTACTTCGCCGCCTTCAGCGGATTCGGCCTGGTCTTCAACCTCTACACGCAGCTCGGCCTCGGCTACACCCCGCTGAAGGCCGGCCTGGCCGGCGTCCCGCTCTCGGTGGGCATGATCATCGGGATGGGCGCCATGCAGGCGGTCAGGAGGCACGGCCGCAGGGTGCTGCACGCCGGTGCCGCGATCATGACGGTCGGCGTCGTCGCCCTCCTGCTGCTGCTCGGCCCGGAGGTCGGCCCCTGGCAGCTCGCCCCCGCCCTGCTGGTCACCGGCCTGGGATCGGGACTGATCATGGGCCCGTACTTCGAGATCGCGCTGGCCGGCGTCGAGCCGCACGAGACCGGCTCCGCCTCCGGCACGCTCACCGCGCTCCAGCAGGTCGGGGCGGCGCTCGGCGTGGCCCTGCTCGGCACCGTCTTCTTCGGCGCGATGGGTGGCGACCCCACCGCCGCCGCGCGGAGCACCTTCTGGGTCGTCGCCGGGATGGTCGCGCTGACCTTCCTGGTCGGTTTCCTCCTGCCCCGGCAGGCCCGCGAGGACGCGGACCCGGTCCACTGA
- a CDS encoding RNA polymerase sigma factor codes for MTDIRHERFSMTTTPVERPPDQSLDDFSAVFDTYFSEIHRYVTQRLGPGPAEDVVAEAFLTAFRKRARYDPAKAGVRTWLYGIVTNLIHKHRRTEVRTLRAVDRHGPPADAPSHEERVAAQVSAESLRPALAEAIARLGRGERDVLLLTALAGLSHEEIAAALGISYGTVGSRLSRARAKIRAALGGTNPMEANHG; via the coding sequence ATGACCGACATTCGCCACGAGAGGTTCTCGATGACAACCACGCCGGTCGAACGGCCGCCGGATCAGTCGCTCGACGACTTCTCCGCCGTCTTCGACACCTACTTCAGCGAGATCCACCGCTACGTCACCCAGCGCCTCGGCCCCGGACCGGCCGAGGACGTGGTCGCCGAGGCGTTCCTGACGGCGTTCCGCAAGCGGGCGCGGTACGACCCCGCCAAGGCCGGCGTCAGAACCTGGCTGTACGGCATCGTCACCAACCTCATTCACAAGCACCGCAGAACCGAGGTCCGCACGCTGCGCGCCGTGGACAGGCACGGCCCCCCGGCCGACGCGCCCAGCCACGAGGAACGCGTGGCGGCGCAGGTCAGCGCCGAGAGCCTGCGCCCCGCCCTCGCCGAGGCCATCGCCCGTCTCGGGCGGGGCGAGCGCGACGTCCTGCTTCTGACGGCCCTGGCGGGACTGAGCCACGAGGAGATCGCCGCCGCGCTCGGCATCTCCTACGGCACGGTCGGCTCACGGCTGAGCCGCGCCAGAGCCAAGATCCGCGCCGCCCTGGGCGGCACCAACCCGATGGAGGCCAACCATGGATGA
- a CDS encoding CU044_5270 family protein, protein MDELTEVRELYGRPDDDPFAKTRVQARMRAATRRRLPWQAGVAGLATAAAVAAAVFVPGLTTSAPALSPSAGISTTTLSGHSILLAAATRAEAAPEGAYWHVKRLYTMRWAKPYGKEGDTYQLESSNIAEEWISKEGRAWSGSRKLATRPLDVEAWRRDGSPTEWKVEEGGFFTSPGEGKLVSRKGEQKFQLGGEQLTLEEIRALPADSEALKNRTLEAIRADGIAEDYVDENLPRALASLLYELPTSPEVRGAAYRALAALPSVRVEGDTTDPRGRPGVAITFPIQHGQPTQGKLIIDRDTSMVLASLVTGMPGKGDRTEVVLESGWTDSEPVAPSAE, encoded by the coding sequence ATGGATGAGCTCACCGAGGTCCGCGAGCTGTACGGCCGGCCCGACGACGACCCGTTCGCGAAGACGAGGGTGCAGGCACGGATGCGCGCGGCGACCAGGCGGCGCCTGCCGTGGCAGGCCGGTGTCGCGGGACTCGCCACGGCGGCCGCGGTCGCGGCGGCGGTCTTCGTACCCGGCCTGACGACCTCCGCCCCCGCGCTCTCCCCCTCCGCCGGGATCAGCACGACCACCCTGTCCGGTCACTCGATCCTGCTGGCCGCGGCGACCAGGGCCGAGGCCGCTCCCGAGGGCGCCTACTGGCACGTCAAGCGGCTGTACACGATGCGGTGGGCCAAGCCGTACGGCAAGGAAGGCGACACGTACCAGCTGGAGAGCTCCAACATCGCCGAGGAATGGATCTCCAAGGAGGGCCGGGCCTGGTCCGGCTCCCGGAAGCTGGCCACGCGCCCCCTCGACGTGGAGGCCTGGCGCCGCGACGGCTCACCGACCGAATGGAAGGTCGAGGAAGGCGGCTTCTTCACCTCACCGGGCGAAGGGAAGCTGGTCTCCCGCAAGGGAGAGCAGAAGTTCCAGCTCGGCGGCGAGCAGCTGACTCTGGAAGAGATCAGGGCGCTGCCCGCCGACTCCGAGGCTCTGAAGAACCGGACGCTGGAGGCGATCCGCGCGGACGGGATCGCCGAGGACTACGTGGACGAGAACCTGCCGAGGGCGTTGGCGTCGCTGCTGTACGAGCTGCCCACCTCTCCGGAGGTGCGGGGCGCCGCGTACCGGGCGCTGGCGGCGCTGCCCTCCGTGCGGGTCGAGGGCGACACCACGGACCCGCGAGGCAGGCCGGGCGTCGCGATCACGTTCCCGATCCAGCACGGCCAGCCCACCCAGGGCAAGCTGATCATCGATCGGGACACCTCGATGGTGCTGGCCTCCCTGGTCACCGGCATGCCGGGCAAGGGCGACCGTACCGAGGTGGTGCTGGAGTCCGGCTGGACCGACTCCGAGCCGGTGGCCCCCTCGGCCGAGTAA